One window from the genome of Candidatus Didemnitutus sp. encodes:
- a CDS encoding FKBP-type peptidyl-prolyl cis-trans isomerase, with the protein MKTTSLLAPVSLLALTFALAGCGEKKADAKASAKGLETADQRVSYGMGYQIGSNIARQPALKFDQAAFAAGVQDAVGGQKTRLDEKLIQAAFEEHQRKLAAEMEAQGKVNLQAANDFLAKNKTRAGVKTTASGLQYEVLKKGFGGAKPKATDKVRVHYHGTLIDGTVFDSSVQRGQPIEMPLTQFVPGWVEALQLMSVGDKFKVYLPPALGYGMRSGGKIPPNSALIFEIELLGVN; encoded by the coding sequence ATGAAGACGACCTCGCTGCTCGCTCCCGTCTCGCTCCTCGCACTGACATTCGCGCTCGCCGGTTGCGGCGAGAAGAAAGCCGATGCCAAGGCTTCCGCCAAAGGTTTGGAAACGGCCGATCAGCGCGTGAGCTACGGCATGGGTTACCAGATCGGCTCGAACATCGCGCGGCAACCGGCGCTAAAGTTCGACCAAGCGGCGTTTGCGGCCGGCGTGCAGGACGCGGTCGGCGGTCAGAAGACGCGCCTCGACGAAAAGCTCATCCAGGCCGCGTTCGAGGAACACCAGCGCAAGCTCGCCGCCGAGATGGAGGCGCAAGGGAAGGTGAATCTCCAGGCGGCGAACGATTTTCTGGCCAAGAACAAGACGCGCGCCGGCGTGAAGACGACCGCTTCCGGTCTCCAATACGAGGTGCTGAAGAAAGGTTTCGGCGGCGCGAAGCCGAAGGCGACGGACAAGGTGCGCGTGCACTATCACGGCACGTTGATCGATGGAACGGTCTTCGATTCGTCCGTGCAGCGCGGCCAGCCGATCGAGATGCCGCTCACGCAGTTCGTGCCGGGTTGGGTCGAGGCGCTGCAGCTCATGTCCGTCGGCGACAAGTTCAAGGTCTACTTGCCGCCGGCACTGGGCTATGGAATGCGCTCAGGCGGCAAGATTCCGCCGAATTCCGCGCTGATTTTCGAAATCGAATTGCTCGGCGTCAACTGA
- a CDS encoding ABC transporter ATP-binding protein, which translates to MDGPAPIVKLASVRKRYGDGPLVLDGIDLDIARDDFVSLIGPSGCGKSTVLKLISGLSPTTEGDVRVLGKAPRQARDRQVFIFQDATLLPWLTARQNVEIPLRLRRASEAERAAQAEKFLELVGLAKVRDYYPRQLSGGMKMRVSIARALTLAPELLLLDEPFGALDEMTRHRLNEELLTLREQSPFSAVFVTHSVAEAVFLSNRIVVMSAHPGRIHREVRVEFGYPRRAALRETAEFAAKVNEVTRVLHEVETEARA; encoded by the coding sequence ATGGACGGCCCCGCGCCCATCGTCAAACTCGCCTCGGTCCGGAAGCGCTACGGCGACGGGCCGCTCGTGCTCGATGGGATCGACCTCGACATCGCCCGCGACGATTTCGTGAGTCTGATCGGGCCGAGCGGTTGCGGAAAGTCGACGGTGTTGAAGCTGATCTCGGGACTGAGTCCGACGACGGAAGGCGACGTGCGCGTGCTCGGCAAGGCACCGCGGCAGGCGCGCGACCGCCAGGTGTTCATTTTCCAGGATGCGACGCTGCTGCCGTGGCTCACGGCGCGACAGAACGTGGAAATACCGCTGCGCTTGCGTCGGGCGTCGGAGGCGGAACGCGCGGCACAGGCGGAAAAATTCCTGGAGCTCGTCGGGTTGGCGAAGGTGCGGGATTATTACCCGCGTCAGCTGTCGGGCGGCATGAAGATGCGCGTGTCGATCGCGCGGGCGCTCACGCTCGCGCCGGAATTGCTGCTGCTCGACGAGCCGTTCGGTGCGCTCGACGAGATGACGCGGCACCGGTTGAACGAGGAGTTGCTGACGTTGCGCGAGCAGTCGCCGTTTTCGGCGGTGTTCGTGACGCACTCCGTGGCGGAGGCGGTGTTTCTCTCGAATCGGATCGTCGTGATGTCGGCGCATCCCGGTCGCATCCATCGCGAAGTGCGCGTGGAGTTCGGTTATCCGCGGCGCGCGGCGCTGCGCGAGACGGCGGAGTTCGCCGCGAAGGTGAACGAGGTGACGCGCGTGCTGCACGAAGTCGAAACGGAGGCGCGGGCATGA
- the argA gene encoding amino-acid N-acetyltransferase — protein sequence MPEEMRQEKMSTGADIKPTDLRGILKYVPRYQDQIFVIAIDGAIVSDENFGNILLDVAVLRSLGIKVVIVHGIGRQIEELSALRKVTITDSIGTGVTDAPTLDLAIRAAGRVTHLVLEELSQNNLKAALTNAVRSVPLGILRGVDHQLTGRVDRIDKEFLLQLIGSGVVPVVNPIAFDRDGRPLRVNSDLLAAEIAEVLQATKIIFFSPCRGLEINGTFKQQINVDLLRDLVAKDPEAINEPMRSKAAHAVKAIETGTPRVHLLDGRMMDGLLTEIFSNEGVGTLIHGNEYQQIRLARKGDVRAIYNLTRSAVKREELVFRTQQAIEKNIENFYVYEIDENIIACTSVALYPDKSDTAEIGSVYVMPFYHHRGIGRKMIEFGLKLAKERGAEKVVAMSTQAFTFFTSVCGFVEADKDALPDSRLKTYEESGRNSKILVKDLV from the coding sequence ATGCCCGAAGAAATGCGCCAAGAAAAAATGTCCACCGGCGCCGACATCAAGCCCACCGACCTCCGCGGCATCCTGAAATACGTTCCGCGTTACCAGGATCAGATCTTCGTCATCGCCATCGACGGCGCGATCGTCTCCGACGAGAACTTCGGCAACATCCTCCTCGACGTCGCAGTGCTCCGCTCGCTCGGCATCAAGGTCGTCATCGTCCACGGCATCGGCCGCCAGATCGAAGAGCTCTCCGCCCTGCGCAAAGTCACGATCACCGACTCCATCGGCACCGGCGTCACCGACGCGCCGACGCTCGACCTCGCCATCCGCGCCGCGGGCCGCGTCACGCACCTCGTGCTCGAGGAGCTTTCGCAGAACAACCTGAAGGCCGCGCTCACCAACGCCGTCCGCTCGGTGCCGCTCGGCATCCTGCGCGGCGTCGACCATCAGCTCACCGGCCGCGTCGACCGCATCGACAAGGAGTTCCTCCTCCAGCTCATCGGCTCCGGCGTCGTCCCTGTGGTCAACCCCATCGCCTTCGATCGCGACGGCCGCCCGCTGCGCGTGAACTCCGATCTCCTCGCCGCCGAGATCGCCGAGGTGCTCCAGGCCACGAAGATCATCTTCTTCTCGCCCTGCCGCGGCCTCGAGATCAACGGCACCTTCAAACAGCAGATCAACGTCGACCTCCTCCGCGATCTCGTCGCCAAAGATCCGGAAGCGATCAACGAGCCCATGCGCTCCAAAGCCGCGCACGCCGTGAAAGCCATCGAGACCGGCACGCCGCGCGTTCACCTGCTCGACGGCCGCATGATGGACGGCCTGCTGACCGAAATTTTCTCCAACGAAGGCGTCGGCACGCTCATCCACGGCAACGAATACCAGCAGATCCGCCTCGCCCGCAAAGGCGACGTGCGCGCCATCTACAACCTCACCCGCTCGGCCGTGAAGCGCGAGGAACTCGTCTTCCGCACCCAGCAGGCGATCGAGAAGAACATCGAGAACTTCTACGTCTACGAGATCGACGAGAACATCATCGCCTGCACCTCCGTCGCGCTCTACCCGGACAAGTCCGACACCGCCGAGATCGGCTCGGTCTACGTCATGCCTTTCTACCACCACCGCGGCATCGGTCGGAAGATGATCGAGTTCGGCCTCAAGCTCGCCAAGGAGCGCGGCGCCGAGAAGGTCGTCGCGATGTCGACGCAGGCCTTCACGTTTTTCACCTCGGTCTGCGGCTTCGTCGAAGCCGACAAGGACGCCCTGCCTGATTCGCGTCTAAAGACTTACGAGGAAAGCGGCCGCAATTCGAAGATTCTGGTCAAGGATCTCGTCTGA
- a CDS encoding ABC transporter permease subunit has product MRRESLFKQWLLPVVTGAVFFAIWYAVRAATGLQSWILPTPVEILEAAWREKARLISAVGATALGAAAGFLLAAVLGLAMALVLGVSNSLRLSLYPWLLVLQMTPVIVLTPIIVLWAGPGMPGIITITWLISFFPIVANTTQGLLSTDMNHVALFRMCNASRVQELLLLRMPSALPYYLAGLRIAATLAPIGAIFGEYMVGNASGGSGGLGFLVYSYNTQIKIPALFATALTSCLLGFVFVAAVSFLNWALLHHWHDSFERNDH; this is encoded by the coding sequence ATGAGACGCGAGTCGCTGTTTAAGCAGTGGCTGCTGCCGGTCGTGACTGGCGCGGTGTTCTTCGCCATCTGGTATGCCGTGCGCGCGGCGACGGGCTTGCAGAGCTGGATTTTGCCGACGCCAGTGGAGATTTTGGAGGCGGCGTGGCGCGAGAAAGCGCGGTTGATCTCCGCGGTGGGCGCCACGGCGCTCGGCGCGGCGGCGGGTTTTTTGCTCGCGGCGGTGCTCGGTCTCGCGATGGCGCTGGTGCTTGGCGTGTCGAACTCGCTGCGCCTCTCGCTCTATCCGTGGCTGCTGGTGCTGCAGATGACTCCGGTGATCGTGCTGACGCCGATCATCGTGCTGTGGGCCGGGCCGGGCATGCCGGGCATCATCACGATCACGTGGCTCATCTCGTTTTTCCCCATCGTGGCGAACACGACGCAGGGGCTGCTTTCGACCGACATGAACCACGTGGCGCTCTTCCGCATGTGCAACGCCAGTCGCGTGCAGGAGCTGCTGCTGCTCCGGATGCCGTCGGCGCTGCCGTATTATCTGGCGGGGCTGCGCATCGCGGCGACGCTGGCGCCGATCGGCGCGATCTTCGGCGAATACATGGTCGGCAACGCCTCGGGTGGGTCGGGCGGGCTCGGTTTTCTCGTCTACAGCTACAACACCCAGATCAAGATCCCCGCCCTGTTCGCGACGGCGCTGACGAGCTGCCTGCTCGGCTTCGTGTTCGTCGCGGCGGTGTCGTTCCTGAATTGGGCATTGCTGCACCACTGGCACGATTCCTTCGAACGCAACGATCACTGA
- a CDS encoding ABC transporter substrate-binding protein, with amino-acid sequence MRLSTLLLALLSLVLVTGCGKKTATADANGRIKIRFQTDWFPQPEHGGYYQAVAKGYYAAEGLDVEIVKGGPNAQVMAAVATGRAQLGMTNGDDVIVAVGRGVPIKMVAAEMQRDAQGILFHAENPIRSLRDLDGKTIMAGAGSIWLQLAQKKLGIHFNIQPLVGDLARFMSDKKFIQQCFVTNEPFFVRQRGADAGALLIARPGEYEPYRAIFTSDAFLIENPDIVRRFVRASLRGWTDYLTGDPTPGNNLIKAARPDLTDDFFAYSIKAMKDYQLVLGDPARGEKMGQLTAARLETQLKLLGELGFLERPLTVKEVATFEMLPPEAR; translated from the coding sequence ATGCGCCTCTCCACGCTCCTCCTCGCGCTCCTTTCGCTCGTGCTCGTCACGGGCTGCGGCAAGAAAACCGCCACGGCCGACGCCAACGGCCGCATCAAGATTCGCTTCCAGACCGACTGGTTTCCGCAGCCCGAGCACGGCGGCTATTACCAGGCGGTCGCGAAGGGTTACTACGCGGCGGAGGGACTCGACGTCGAAATCGTGAAAGGCGGCCCGAACGCGCAGGTCATGGCCGCCGTCGCCACCGGTCGCGCGCAGCTCGGCATGACGAACGGCGACGACGTGATCGTCGCGGTCGGACGCGGCGTGCCGATCAAGATGGTGGCGGCGGAGATGCAACGCGACGCGCAGGGCATCCTTTTTCACGCCGAGAATCCGATCCGCTCGCTGCGCGATCTCGACGGCAAGACGATCATGGCGGGCGCCGGTTCGATCTGGCTGCAGCTCGCGCAAAAGAAGCTCGGCATCCATTTCAACATCCAGCCGCTCGTGGGCGACCTCGCTCGTTTTATGAGCGACAAGAAGTTCATCCAGCAGTGCTTCGTCACGAACGAGCCGTTCTTCGTGCGGCAACGGGGCGCCGATGCCGGAGCGCTGCTGATCGCGCGGCCCGGCGAATACGAACCGTATCGCGCGATCTTCACGAGCGATGCATTCCTGATCGAGAATCCCGACATCGTCCGCCGCTTCGTGCGCGCCAGCCTCCGCGGTTGGACCGATTACCTGACCGGCGATCCGACGCCGGGAAACAACCTGATCAAGGCCGCGCGCCCGGACCTGACGGACGACTTCTTCGCCTACAGCATCAAGGCGATGAAGGATTACCAACTCGTGCTCGGCGACCCGGCGCGCGGCGAAAAAATGGGCCAGCTCACGGCGGCGCGACTCGAGACGCAGCTGAAGTTGCTCGGCGAACTCGGGTTTCTCGAGCGACCGCTGACGGTGAAGGAAGTGGCCACCTTCGAGATGTTGCCACCCGAGGCGCGTTGA
- the trxA gene encoding thioredoxin, whose translation MAANILNLDTNSFKPAVSGATPVLVDFWAPWCGPCKAIAPILEDLSTELAGKLQIAKVNVDDNGDLAAQYGVRAIPTLLLFKNGAVAEQFVGMMDKGTLKAKLAGKI comes from the coding sequence ATGGCCGCGAATATCCTCAATCTCGATACTAACTCGTTCAAACCCGCCGTCTCCGGCGCCACGCCCGTCCTCGTCGACTTTTGGGCTCCCTGGTGCGGCCCCTGCAAGGCCATCGCGCCGATCCTCGAAGACCTCTCGACCGAGCTGGCCGGCAAACTCCAGATCGCGAAGGTCAACGTCGACGATAATGGCGACCTCGCCGCGCAATACGGCGTCCGTGCCATCCCCACGCTGCTCCTCTTCAAGAACGGCGCCGTCGCCGAGCAGTTCGTCGGCATGATGGACAAAGGCACCCTCAAGGCGAAACTCGCCGGCAAGATCTGA
- a CDS encoding segregation/condensation protein A, with protein sequence MVAEADYRIKLPVFEGPLDLLLFLIRKNELDIYDIPIESVTKQYLEVLYAMKDLELEVAGEFFVMAATLMEIKSRMLLPKHQQAIDPNADDEELDPRWELVHQLLQYKKFKEASGKLGEMARYTQDMLPRPASAFAPLAERPLKSVDRIELWNSFNVVLRRLAEKLVVGEIHAEQVTVADQMEYILERVKTQKEFTFSSLFTTKIPLRTLVATFLAMLELTRLSKLRLRQDEAFADIVCTVVENAPADAPSVADATTETAQADATAETVAADTQPATAAAEVVPTTTEPAAEAAPTPESPAPAPTPVMEQNALETPDSANTVTPQDEKSAPPPSV encoded by the coding sequence GTGGTCGCCGAAGCCGATTATCGCATCAAACTCCCCGTTTTCGAGGGTCCGCTCGATCTCCTGCTCTTCCTTATCCGCAAGAACGAGCTGGATATCTACGACATCCCGATCGAATCGGTGACCAAGCAATACCTCGAAGTCCTCTACGCCATGAAGGACTTGGAGCTCGAGGTCGCTGGCGAGTTTTTCGTGATGGCCGCCACGCTGATGGAGATCAAGAGCCGCATGCTCCTCCCGAAGCATCAGCAGGCGATCGACCCGAACGCCGACGACGAGGAACTCGATCCGCGCTGGGAGCTCGTCCACCAGCTCCTCCAATACAAGAAATTCAAGGAAGCCTCCGGCAAACTCGGCGAGATGGCCCGCTACACGCAGGACATGCTCCCGCGCCCCGCCAGCGCATTCGCCCCGCTCGCAGAGCGCCCGCTGAAGAGCGTCGACCGCATCGAACTCTGGAACAGCTTCAACGTCGTCCTTCGCCGCCTCGCCGAGAAACTCGTCGTCGGCGAAATTCACGCCGAGCAGGTCACCGTCGCCGACCAGATGGAATACATCCTCGAGCGCGTGAAGACGCAGAAGGAGTTCACGTTCTCGAGCCTGTTCACGACCAAGATCCCATTGCGCACGCTCGTCGCGACTTTCCTCGCGATGCTGGAACTCACCCGCCTCAGCAAACTCCGGCTGCGTCAGGACGAGGCGTTCGCAGACATTGTTTGCACGGTAGTCGAGAACGCACCTGCTGATGCCCCGTCCGTCGCCGACGCGACGACTGAGACCGCTCAAGCCGACGCAACAGCCGAGACAGTTGCCGCCGACACTCAACCCGCGACCGCTGCCGCCGAAGTCGTGCCAACGACGACTGAGCCCGCCGCCGAAGCCGCGCCGACGCCAGAATCGCCTGCTCCGGCTCCCACGCCTGTCATGGAGCAAAACGCACTTGAAACGCCCGACTCGGCGAACACCGTCACGCCCCAAGATGAAAAAAGCGCCCCGCCGCCGTCCGTCTAA
- a CDS encoding DNA polymerase has protein sequence MPETLCGLWIDDAGKAHVSVSTPDGGRTERVAAFRPFAWVAESATIPDISFERLRGEGAFTWLAHADELARFDDFFRATREGAPIDVLKPYESQWLLQQRARLYAEMHFSELRRCQLDIETASEEPGGFSDARRAGDRILAIGLQCGERRELLQLEDETPDGEKRLLIRFNDALREMDPDVIEGHNLFKFDLDYLRQRCRRYKIPCAWGRFGLNAEFRNSRLKVAERWVDFPRCDIPGRAVIDTYLLVQLYDITTREMTSYGLKEAAVYFGVTPESGAGRTYIDGSGIQDEFRRDRARFLAYLADDLRETRGVADVLLPTYFEQTRTFPLLLQDAALRGTAGKVDLLFLEEYYHARASCPAPQDWASFEGGFTRSFQEGVFKHVLHFDVASLYPSLLLHIGRNPKNDSLGVFIPLLRQLREYRLKYKQLAKSAPTAAERDEAQARQANFKILINSFYGYLGFSGARFGDGDLAAEVTRRGRELLQKLIEEFQQHGCTILEADTDGIYLSSEQYFAEPETLLAAVAGVLPPGIELEFDGRYDAMFCYKAKNYALAADGEVTLRGSALRSRGIEPYLKRLSDEFIAFVLGVTDQSPAKTLEDYRAKIAARELPVAELAKSESLSQNPDAYQQWVAGGGKPRRAAAEAALQMTPRPRMGERVTYYIGAKQKGQTADWQRARPVALYDAQAAPYDPVYYLEKIDDWAERYGRFVGLRPKVDQQEFLL, from the coding sequence ATGCCCGAAACGCTGTGCGGCCTGTGGATCGACGACGCGGGTAAGGCCCACGTGTCGGTCTCCACGCCCGATGGCGGCCGCACAGAGCGTGTGGCGGCGTTTCGGCCGTTCGCGTGGGTCGCGGAGAGCGCGACGATTCCCGATATCTCTTTCGAGCGCCTGCGCGGCGAAGGGGCGTTCACTTGGCTCGCGCACGCGGACGAACTCGCGCGCTTCGACGATTTCTTCCGGGCCACGCGCGAAGGCGCGCCGATCGACGTGCTCAAGCCCTACGAGAGCCAGTGGCTGCTCCAGCAGCGCGCGCGGCTCTACGCCGAGATGCACTTCTCGGAGCTGCGCCGTTGCCAGCTCGACATCGAGACGGCGTCCGAGGAGCCGGGCGGTTTTTCCGATGCGCGGCGCGCCGGCGACCGCATCCTCGCGATCGGCCTGCAATGCGGGGAGCGGCGCGAGTTGTTGCAGTTGGAAGACGAGACGCCGGACGGCGAAAAGCGCCTGCTCATCCGCTTCAACGACGCGTTGCGCGAGATGGACCCGGATGTCATCGAGGGGCACAACCTGTTCAAGTTCGACCTCGATTATCTGCGTCAGCGTTGCCGTCGCTACAAGATTCCGTGTGCGTGGGGCCGCTTCGGACTGAACGCCGAATTCCGCAACAGCCGCCTGAAGGTCGCCGAGCGCTGGGTAGATTTCCCGCGCTGCGACATCCCGGGTCGCGCGGTGATCGACACCTATCTGCTCGTGCAGCTCTACGACATCACAACGCGGGAGATGACCTCCTACGGTCTCAAGGAGGCGGCGGTCTACTTCGGCGTGACACCCGAGTCGGGCGCGGGCCGCACCTACATCGACGGCTCCGGCATCCAGGACGAATTCCGCCGCGACCGCGCGAGGTTTCTTGCGTATCTCGCCGACGACCTGCGCGAGACGCGGGGCGTGGCCGACGTGTTGCTGCCGACGTATTTCGAGCAAACGCGGACATTCCCGTTGCTGCTCCAGGATGCGGCGCTGCGCGGCACCGCGGGCAAGGTCGATCTGCTCTTCCTCGAGGAATACTACCACGCCCGCGCGTCGTGTCCGGCGCCGCAGGATTGGGCGTCGTTCGAGGGCGGTTTCACGCGCAGTTTTCAGGAAGGCGTGTTCAAGCACGTGCTGCACTTCGACGTGGCGTCGCTTTACCCGAGTTTGCTGCTGCACATCGGGCGCAATCCGAAGAACGACTCGCTCGGCGTATTTATCCCGCTGCTCAGGCAGCTGCGCGAATACCGTCTGAAATACAAGCAGCTCGCCAAGTCCGCACCGACGGCCGCCGAGCGCGACGAGGCGCAGGCGCGCCAGGCGAACTTCAAGATCCTCATCAACTCGTTCTACGGCTACCTTGGCTTCTCCGGCGCGCGGTTCGGCGACGGCGACCTAGCCGCCGAAGTCACGCGACGCGGACGCGAGTTGCTCCAGAAACTGATCGAAGAATTCCAGCAGCACGGCTGCACGATCCTCGAAGCCGATACGGACGGCATTTACCTCTCGTCGGAGCAATACTTCGCGGAGCCCGAAACCCTGCTGGCCGCGGTCGCCGGCGTGTTGCCGCCCGGCATCGAACTGGAATTCGACGGCCGTTACGACGCGATGTTCTGCTACAAGGCCAAGAACTACGCGCTCGCGGCTGACGGCGAAGTGACCTTGCGCGGCTCCGCACTGCGTTCGCGCGGGATCGAGCCTTACCTGAAGCGGCTGAGCGACGAGTTCATCGCCTTCGTGCTCGGCGTCACCGACCAGTCGCCGGCGAAGACGCTCGAGGACTATCGCGCGAAGATCGCGGCGCGCGAGTTGCCGGTGGCCGAACTGGCGAAATCCGAGTCGCTGAGCCAAAATCCCGACGCGTATCAGCAATGGGTCGCGGGCGGCGGCAAACCGCGACGCGCGGCGGCGGAGGCGGCGTTGCAGATGACGCCGCGGCCGCGCATGGGCGAGCGTGTGACCTACTACATCGGCGCGAAGCAAAAAGGGCAGACCGCGGACTGGCAGCGGGCGCGGCCGGTTGCCCTCTACGACGCACAGGCGGCACCCTACGATCCTGTCTATTACTTGGAAAAAATCGACGATTGGGCGGAACGCTATGGACGCTTCGTGGGTCTCCGACCCAAAGTCGACCAGCAGGAATTCCTGCTGTAA
- a CDS encoding ATP-dependent Clp protease adaptor ClpS → MSYVVMVFKRVFGYDEVKARKHMLEVHEQGRSILWTGNREAAEAYVFTLQQWHLSAVLEANEAG, encoded by the coding sequence ATGTCGTATGTCGTCATGGTGTTCAAACGGGTGTTCGGCTACGACGAGGTGAAGGCGCGCAAGCACATGCTCGAGGTGCACGAGCAAGGGCGTTCGATTCTCTGGACGGGCAATCGCGAGGCGGCGGAGGCCTACGTTTTCACGCTGCAACAGTGGCACCTGTCCGCGGTGCTCGAAGCCAATGAAGCGGGTTGA
- a CDS encoding proline--tRNA ligase, which yields MKKWSQTFIPTLKESPADAEIASHKLLVRAGLVRKLGGGLYTFMPAGLRVMQKISQICREEMERARPENERAGAIEVWMPHVHPAELWEEGPRWNAAREIMFRVDHAGAGKGRSKEPEFVLGPTHEEVVTPLVKTEITSYRDLPKNFYQISTKFRNEIRPRYGLMRAREFVMMDAYSFDATDDGAIKSYLAMKASYEAFFKRLGIVAIAVEADTGVMGGSFSHEFMVPAEIGDDDVIYNEESGYAANREKATSALVPADLADAAPVGAIEEFATPGVVTIAALEAAPYSVPADKQCKTLVFVGDGKPFVVIVRGCDDVEEAKLGSLGFQLWRPATPEEIEPVLGAKPGSLGAVKGTIKNPSALAGVFADHAIRLIGNGTTGANKDGFHLRNVNVARDLAITKFGDFRRVRVGEPDVKSGKPLKVRRGIEVGHIFKLGTKYSEKFNAVYTDDKKQSHLMVMGCYGIGVSRTLQAIIEQSNDADGIIWPWAVAPWQVVVTNLDPQDATASSVAEKLAAAAEAAGADVLIDDRAERPGVKFKDADLLGFPLRLTVGGKGLKEGVIEMKWRAEKEVKKVPLAEAEAVIAAAVRAVAAKA from the coding sequence ATGAAGAAGTGGTCGCAGACTTTCATTCCCACGCTCAAAGAGAGCCCGGCGGACGCCGAGATCGCCTCGCACAAGCTGCTCGTGCGCGCCGGCCTCGTGCGCAAGCTCGGCGGCGGTCTCTACACCTTCATGCCGGCCGGCCTGCGCGTGATGCAGAAGATTTCGCAGATTTGCCGCGAGGAGATGGAGCGGGCGCGGCCTGAAAACGAGCGCGCGGGTGCGATCGAGGTCTGGATGCCGCACGTGCATCCGGCCGAGCTGTGGGAAGAAGGTCCGCGCTGGAATGCGGCGCGCGAAATCATGTTCCGCGTCGACCACGCCGGCGCCGGCAAGGGCCGCAGCAAGGAGCCGGAGTTCGTCCTCGGCCCGACACACGAGGAGGTCGTCACGCCGCTCGTGAAGACCGAGATCACGAGCTACCGCGATCTCCCGAAGAATTTCTACCAAATCTCCACGAAGTTCCGGAACGAGATCCGGCCGCGCTACGGCCTGATGCGCGCGCGCGAGTTCGTGATGATGGACGCGTATTCGTTCGACGCGACCGACGACGGCGCGATCAAAAGCTACCTCGCGATGAAGGCGTCCTACGAAGCGTTCTTCAAGCGCCTCGGCATCGTCGCGATCGCGGTCGAGGCCGACACCGGCGTCATGGGCGGCAGCTTCTCGCACGAGTTCATGGTCCCCGCCGAGATCGGCGACGACGACGTGATCTACAACGAGGAGAGCGGCTACGCGGCGAACCGCGAAAAAGCCACGAGCGCGCTCGTGCCGGCGGATTTGGCCGACGCGGCACCGGTCGGCGCGATCGAGGAATTCGCCACGCCCGGCGTCGTGACGATCGCGGCGCTCGAGGCCGCGCCTTACTCGGTGCCCGCCGATAAACAATGCAAGACGCTCGTCTTCGTCGGCGACGGCAAGCCGTTCGTCGTGATCGTGCGCGGCTGCGACGATGTCGAGGAGGCGAAGCTCGGCTCGCTCGGCTTCCAGCTCTGGCGTCCGGCCACGCCCGAGGAAATCGAGCCGGTGCTGGGCGCGAAACCCGGCTCGCTCGGTGCGGTGAAGGGCACGATCAAGAATCCGTCCGCGCTCGCGGGCGTGTTCGCCGATCACGCCATCCGTCTCATCGGCAACGGCACGACCGGCGCGAACAAGGACGGTTTCCACCTGCGCAACGTCAACGTCGCGCGCGATCTCGCGATCACGAAGTTCGGCGATTTCCGTCGCGTGCGCGTTGGCGAGCCCGATGTGAAGTCCGGCAAGCCGCTCAAGGTCCGCCGCGGCATCGAGGTCGGCCACATCTTCAAGCTTGGCACGAAATACTCCGAGAAGTTCAACGCGGTCTACACCGACGACAAGAAGCAGTCGCACCTGATGGTGATGGGCTGCTACGGCATCGGCGTGAGCCGCACGCTGCAGGCGATCATCGAGCAGTCGAACGACGCCGACGGCATCATCTGGCCTTGGGCCGTCGCGCCGTGGCAGGTCGTGGTGACCAACCTTGACCCGCAGGATGCGACTGCGAGCAGCGTCGCCGAGAAGCTCGCCGCCGCCGCCGAGGCCGCAGGCGCGGACGTGTTGATCGACGACCGCGCGGAACGTCCCGGCGTGAAGTTCAAGGACGCCGATTTGCTCGGTTTCCCGTTGCGCCTCACGGTCGGTGGCAAGGGCCTCAAGGAGGGCGTCATCGAGATGAAGTGGCGCGCCGAGAAGGAAGTGAAGAAAGTCCCGCTCGCCGAGGCCGAGGCGGTCATCGCCGCTGCCGTCCGCGCGGTTGCCGCGAAGGCGTGA